The segment TCGAGGGGCGAGAACATTTTCGTCATTGCGTGTTGGGAGATTTGAAAAAAGAAAACACGCATCTAACTGATTCCACTCCCGCAAAAGCAAGCCAGTAAGTTGAGAGAACCGAGATGAGAGTTGAGAGATGAGGGTTGAGAGCCGAGGGGCGATCTTCCGCCGCCCGGCAGGTCATTCCCAACGCCAAGCGTTTGACTCCATGCGTTCCGATCCACACGCCGCCCCGGGCCACGGCACCGAAAGCCACCTTCCTCTCATCTCTCAACCCTCCCTCCCCGCATCGCCCTTCCCTCAACTCTCAACCCTCAACTCTCAACTTCCCGCCCCCGTAGCTCTAGACTCTCCGCTCTAGACACTCCTCTCCTTTGAAATCCAAATCCTCCTCCGCCTGGTCGGCGGCCAAATCCGAAGAACTCTATGGGTTCAAGCGCTGGGGCGCCGGCCACATTTCCGTCGATGACGAGGGCTTCGTGAATTTCCAGCCACGCGCCGACGAGCGCGGCATCCGCGTGTTCGACGTCGTCAACGAGGCGCTCGGCATGGGCTTGAAGGCGCCGATGGTGATTCGGTTCCAGGACCTGCTCCGCCACCGGGTGATCCAGCTGAACGAGATGTTCCAGAAGGCCATCAAGGAGGAGGGCTACAAGGGCAGCTACCGCGGTGTTTTTCCGATCAAGGTCAACCAGCTGCGCGAGGTGGTCGACGAGATCGTCGCCGCCGGCAAGGACTACGCCTTCGGGCTCGAAGCCGGTTCGAAGCCGGAGCTGATGATCGCGCTCGCGATGCACGAAGGCTCGCAACGGCTGATCATCTGCAACGGCTACAAGGACCACGATTACATCCGGCTCGCGCTGCTCGGCCGCAAGCTCGGCAAGAAGATCATCATCGTCGTGGAGCAGCTCGCCGAGCTCGACGACATCATCCGGCTCGCCGCCGAGACGGGGGTGAAGCCGATGATCGGGTTCCGCGCGAAACTGCAGACGCGCGGCGAAGGCAAGTGGGCGCTCTCCACCGGCGACAACGCGAAGTTCGGGCTGAACACCGCGGAAATCCTGTTCGCGATCGAAAAACTGCGCGCGGCGAAGCTCACGCAGTCGCTGCGGCTGATCCATTTCCACATCGGGTCGCAGGTGCCGAACATCATCACGATCAAGAACGCGGTGATCGAGGCCACGCGGTTCTACTGCCAGCTCGCGAAGATGGGTTTCCCGATGGGCTACCTCGACGTGGGCGGCGGGCTCGGCATCGATTACGACGGCTCGCGCACCAACTTCGAGAGCTCGATGAACTACTCGATGGAGGAATACGCGCGCGACGTCGTGTTCAACGTCCGCGAGATCTGCACCGCCTCCGACGTCGAGGTGCCCGACATCGTCAGCGAGTCCGGCCGCGCGATCGTGGCGCCCCACTCGCTGCTGGTCGTCGAGGTGTTCGAACGGATCAACAAGCGCGAATCGCTGGGGCAGCAGCACCAGCCGAAGGTGAAGCACAAGGTGGTGAGCGATCTCGAGGTGATGCTGAAGAACAAGGTCCGGCTCGGCCGGCTCGAGCGGTTCCACGACGCGATCCAGAAGAAGGAGGAGGCGTTTTCACTGTTCAACCTCGGTTATCTCGATCTGGAAAACCGCGCCGCGGCCGAGTCGATCTTCTGGCAGATCTGCGAGCAGATCGCGAAGGAAGGCCGCGACTCCGGCTACCAGCCGGAGGAACTGCACGAGTTGGACAAGCTTCTCGCCGACCAATACGTTTGCAATTTCTCCGTGTTCCAGTCGCTGCTCGATCACTGGGCGTTGAAGCAGCTGTTCCCGATCGCGCCGATCCACCGGCTGAACGAGAAGCCCACGGTCAACGCGATCCTCGTGGACATCACCTGCGACTCGGACGGCAAGATCTCGTCGTTCATC is part of the Opitutus terrae PB90-1 genome and harbors:
- the speA gene encoding biosynthetic arginine decarboxylase, with protein sequence MKSKSSSAWSAAKSEELYGFKRWGAGHISVDDEGFVNFQPRADERGIRVFDVVNEALGMGLKAPMVIRFQDLLRHRVIQLNEMFQKAIKEEGYKGSYRGVFPIKVNQLREVVDEIVAAGKDYAFGLEAGSKPELMIALAMHEGSQRLIICNGYKDHDYIRLALLGRKLGKKIIIVVEQLAELDDIIRLAAETGVKPMIGFRAKLQTRGEGKWALSTGDNAKFGLNTAEILFAIEKLRAAKLTQSLRLIHFHIGSQVPNIITIKNAVIEATRFYCQLAKMGFPMGYLDVGGGLGIDYDGSRTNFESSMNYSMEEYARDVVFNVREICTASDVEVPDIVSESGRAIVAPHSLLVVEVFERINKRESLGQQHQPKVKHKVVSDLEVMLKNKVRLGRLERFHDAIQKKEEAFSLFNLGYLDLENRAAAESIFWQICEQIAKEGRDSGYQPEELHELDKLLADQYVCNFSVFQSLLDHWALKQLFPIAPIHRLNEKPTVNAILVDITCDSDGKISSFIDLQDVKDYITLHPLNSKPYYLGIFLTGAYQDIMGDLHNLFGRVNEVHVFLEDDEPNGFYIEEALSGSRIADVIEGVQYQQEDLCRKMKAQIDAATRKDMVKPREGVRLLELYESQMLNKTYLSIDPKRGKKR